From the Cohaesibacter sp. ES.047 genome, one window contains:
- a CDS encoding DnaJ C-terminal domain-containing protein translates to MRDPYSVLGVSKSANERDIKSAFRKLAKKYHPDQNKNDPKAQEKFAEINQAYEIVGDKEKRGKFDRGEIDADGKERFQGFGGGHPFGGGGGSSGSPFGNQSGGPFGGGATEDILNEIFGNMGGGAGRARGRSGGNPFSDGADPFGGAQQRARPQKGQDAEAKLSVTLEDLVSEEKRRVHLPTGKTLDMRVPKGVKDGQTIRMKGQGFETVNGQAGDALVTIEILPHRLFKVEELNIRLELPLTLYEAVLGARIRVPTLEGKVEVRIPAGMSSGKSLRLKGKGLPDRNGTRGDLLVTAKIMLPEGGDPGLRALMEDWQDTRPYRPRGPEFN, encoded by the coding sequence ATGAGAGATCCATATAGCGTACTTGGGGTTTCCAAGTCGGCCAACGAACGCGACATCAAGAGCGCGTTCCGCAAATTGGCCAAGAAATACCACCCCGATCAAAATAAGAATGATCCCAAGGCGCAAGAGAAATTCGCCGAGATCAATCAGGCCTATGAGATCGTGGGTGACAAGGAAAAACGCGGCAAGTTCGACCGCGGTGAAATCGACGCTGATGGCAAGGAACGCTTTCAGGGCTTCGGTGGCGGCCATCCCTTCGGCGGGGGCGGCGGATCATCAGGAAGCCCGTTCGGCAATCAGTCCGGCGGACCGTTCGGTGGCGGTGCTACCGAAGACATTCTCAATGAAATCTTCGGCAACATGGGCGGCGGGGCTGGCCGCGCGCGTGGGCGTTCTGGCGGCAATCCTTTCAGCGATGGAGCCGATCCCTTTGGTGGCGCGCAGCAGCGTGCCCGCCCTCAGAAAGGCCAGGATGCCGAGGCCAAGCTCAGCGTAACCCTTGAAGACCTTGTGTCGGAAGAGAAACGCCGTGTCCATCTGCCGACCGGCAAGACCCTCGACATGCGTGTGCCCAAAGGCGTCAAGGATGGCCAGACCATCCGCATGAAGGGGCAGGGCTTCGAGACCGTGAACGGTCAGGCTGGTGATGCCCTCGTGACAATCGAGATCCTGCCGCACCGCCTGTTCAAGGTGGAAGAGCTCAACATCCGGCTCGAGCTGCCGCTAACCCTTTATGAAGCGGTTCTGGGTGCCCGGATCCGCGTCCCCACGCTCGAAGGCAAGGTCGAAGTGCGGATTCCCGCCGGCATGAGCTCAGGCAAGAGCTTGCGCCTCAAGGGCAAGGGACTGCCGGACCGCAACGGCACTCGCGGTGATCTGCTGGTTACGGCCAAGATAATGCTGCCCGAAGGAGGCGATCCCGGCCTGCGCGCCCTCATGGAGGATTGGCAGGACACGCGTCCCTATCGCCCGCGCGGACCGGAATTCAACTGA
- a CDS encoding glutaminase, which yields MTRELSKDYLDQLVADVHALAADDPNVWGAPASYIPELAHIDPAQFAISVALEDGMILSAGDCDVPFSIQSISKVFTLSIALGRVGDTLWRRVGREPSGNPFDSVMKLEQEKGKPRNPFINAGAIVTTDALLSGHAPKEALSEIIHFVRAAAEDDDIHINKTVAASEKATGYRNLALAHYLRSYGNLDNEPDFTLGVYYHQCAIEMTTVQLARAGRFLASLNDVPKLIAPAKVRSLNALMMTCGQYDGSGEFAFRVGLPSKSGVGGGLLVIVPHRGSIAIWSPGLDSHGNSLMGTYAAERLSRDLGWGVF from the coding sequence ATGACGAGAGAACTTAGCAAGGACTATCTGGACCAATTGGTTGCCGATGTCCATGCTCTGGCTGCCGATGATCCCAACGTTTGGGGTGCACCTGCCAGCTACATCCCCGAACTCGCGCACATCGATCCTGCCCAGTTTGCGATTTCTGTGGCGCTTGAGGATGGAATGATCCTCAGCGCGGGCGACTGTGATGTGCCGTTTTCGATCCAGTCGATCTCTAAGGTGTTCACCCTGTCAATTGCGCTTGGCCGGGTGGGGGATACTCTGTGGCGCCGGGTGGGCCGCGAGCCATCGGGAAATCCGTTTGATTCCGTCATGAAGCTCGAGCAGGAAAAAGGCAAACCGCGCAATCCGTTTATCAATGCCGGAGCGATTGTTACAACGGATGCTCTGCTCTCCGGCCATGCGCCGAAGGAAGCCCTTTCGGAAATCATCCATTTTGTGCGGGCCGCCGCCGAGGACGACGACATCCATATCAACAAGACCGTCGCCGCCTCTGAAAAGGCAACCGGATATCGCAATCTGGCGCTCGCCCACTATCTGCGTTCTTACGGCAATCTGGACAACGAGCCTGACTTCACCCTCGGGGTCTACTATCATCAGTGTGCCATCGAAATGACGACCGTTCAGCTCGCACGGGCAGGGCGCTTTCTTGCCAGCCTCAACGATGTGCCAAAGCTGATTGCACCGGCAAAGGTGCGCTCTCTGAATGCCCTGATGATGACCTGCGGACAATATGACGGGTCGGGCGAATTCGCATTCCGTGTCGGCCTGCCATCAAAGTCTGGCGTCGGAGGCGGGCTGCTTGTGATCGTGCCGCACAGAGGCTCGATTGCGATCTGGTCACCGGGGCTTGATAGCCATGGCAACTCCCTCATGGGCACCTATGCCGCCGAACGCTTGTCACGGGATCTCGGGTGGGGCGTTTTCTGA
- a CDS encoding helix-turn-helix domain-containing protein, producing MIIRKLRLDKGLSQEQLADMAGVSTRTLQRIERGAKASPETLKCLAAVLEVDFTTLREEQMMMTEPTRSTPIDPEHQHAASMTQADTRPHLQAQPEAQPLSETTGLSDEERQAMEYVRDIKSFYTHAIQYALVMVLLLIINLVTNPDYLWVVWPAMGWGIGLMIHGLNVFEVINFFGDNWERRQIKRRMRRRN from the coding sequence ATGATTATTCGCAAGCTTCGCCTCGACAAGGGGCTGTCTCAGGAACAACTGGCCGACATGGCAGGCGTCAGCACGCGCACTCTTCAGCGCATCGAACGCGGAGCCAAGGCCAGCCCTGAGACCCTTAAATGTCTGGCTGCTGTTCTCGAAGTGGATTTTACAACCCTACGCGAGGAACAGATGATGATGACCGAGCCGACACGCTCCACCCCGATTGATCCCGAACACCAGCACGCAGCTTCAATGACGCAGGCTGATACCCGGCCACACCTTCAAGCCCAACCTGAAGCCCAACCTCTATCAGAGACGACCGGGTTGTCCGACGAGGAGCGCCAAGCGATGGAATATGTTCGCGATATAAAATCGTTCTATACCCACGCCATCCAATACGCCCTTGTCATGGTTCTCTTGTTGATCATCAATCTGGTGACAAACCCGGATTACCTCTGGGTCGTCTGGCCAGCCATGGGCTGGGGGATTGGCCTGATGATCCACGGGCTCAATGTTTTCGAAGTGATCAACTTCTTCGGCGACAACTGGGAGCGCAGGCAAATCAAGCGCCGGATGAGACGCCGCAACTAA
- a CDS encoding M42 family metallopeptidase, translating into MNIDLLRNLCETPGVPGREHRVRALIEKEIEGLFDESYVDPMGSLICTRYPTADLDEDTAAKRVLLLCHMDEIGFLVSHVSDKGFIHIDPVGGFDPRTLFARRVLVCTNDGDYKGVMNAGGKALHISSPEERKKIPEVTDFIVDLGLGEETKDKIKVGDFIVMDEPLLDLGSKVVSKALDNRVACWLGIEAIRQLVNAGETHAYEIVVAFTAQEEVGLRGARTASFGVAPDIAIGVDTTLSCDTPGTPEKDTVTTQGQGFGLHVKDGSFIADIDLVEELEALAKEKDIPFQRTMLARGGQDGAAGQQSGSGAKAAAVAVGTRYIHTVTEMVDKVDLEAARDILAAYLAAK; encoded by the coding sequence ATGAACATCGATCTTCTCCGCAATCTTTGTGAAACTCCGGGCGTCCCGGGGCGTGAACATCGGGTGCGTGCGCTCATCGAAAAGGAAATCGAAGGTCTCTTCGATGAATCCTATGTCGATCCGATGGGGTCGCTCATCTGTACCCGCTATCCCACCGCTGATCTGGATGAAGACACCGCGGCCAAGCGTGTGCTTCTGCTCTGCCATATGGACGAGATCGGCTTTCTCGTCAGCCATGTCTCCGACAAGGGTTTCATTCATATAGATCCGGTCGGCGGGTTTGACCCGCGTACGCTGTTTGCCCGCCGGGTTCTGGTTTGCACCAATGACGGCGACTACAAGGGCGTGATGAATGCGGGCGGCAAGGCCCTGCATATCTCCTCCCCCGAAGAGCGCAAGAAGATCCCGGAGGTGACCGATTTCATTGTTGACCTCGGTCTGGGTGAAGAAACCAAGGACAAGATCAAGGTCGGTGACTTCATCGTCATGGACGAGCCGTTGCTCGATCTGGGGTCAAAAGTTGTCTCCAAGGCGCTCGATAACCGCGTGGCCTGCTGGCTCGGTATCGAGGCCATTCGCCAGTTGGTCAATGCGGGCGAGACTCACGCCTATGAAATCGTGGTTGCCTTCACCGCACAGGAAGAAGTCGGTCTGAGGGGCGCACGCACAGCGTCCTTCGGTGTCGCTCCAGATATCGCAATCGGTGTCGACACCACCCTGTCTTGCGACACGCCGGGCACGCCTGAAAAGGACACCGTGACGACACAGGGTCAGGGCTTTGGTCTGCATGTCAAGGACGGGTCCTTCATCGCCGACATTGATCTGGTTGAAGAGCTGGAAGCACTCGCCAAGGAAAAGGACATTCCTTTCCAGCGCACCATGCTGGCCCGTGGCGGTCAGGACGGGGCCGCCGGTCAGCAGTCTGGTTCCGGTGCCAAGGCTGCCGCGGTCGCGGTCGGCACGCGCTACATCCACACCGTCACGGAGATGGTCGACAAAGTCGATCTGGAAGCCGCACGCGACATTCTCGCAGCCTATCTGGCGGCAAAATAA